The following proteins come from a genomic window of Gordonia westfalica:
- a CDS encoding acyl-CoA dehydrogenase family protein, translating into MDFSPSPRSADLTERVRAFVTNEIEPVESRIHQDIKERREGDGDPWTPSPIIAELQAKARSEGLWNLFLPAAHAGRYAADFGTDGGEGLSNVDYAPIAEAMGSSALSPVIFNCNAPDTGNMEVLLRYGSEEQRERWLEPLLRADIRSAFCMTEPAVASSDATNMAASAVLDGDDVVINGTKWFSTGVGHPDCKVLIFMGVTDAEADRKSRHTMVLIPIDAPGVKVDRMLTTMGYFDEPFGHGEVSFTDVRVPASNILLGPGRAFEIAQGRLGPGRVHHCMRAIGLAERALELGVRRALSREAFGKQLARLGGNSERIADARIAINRSRLLVHHAAWLLDQGMSREALSAVSEIKVEVPNMALDVIDMAIQLHGGAGLTDDFPLAQAWVGARSLRLADGPDEVHRNVVARLELGKYR; encoded by the coding sequence ATGGATTTCTCTCCGTCACCACGGTCCGCCGACCTCACCGAGCGAGTGCGGGCGTTCGTCACCAACGAGATCGAACCCGTCGAATCCCGGATTCACCAGGACATCAAGGAACGTCGCGAGGGCGACGGCGATCCCTGGACGCCGTCGCCGATCATCGCCGAACTGCAGGCGAAAGCACGTTCTGAGGGTCTGTGGAATCTGTTCCTCCCGGCTGCCCACGCCGGACGCTACGCCGCCGACTTCGGGACCGACGGGGGAGAGGGCCTGTCCAACGTCGACTACGCCCCGATCGCCGAGGCGATGGGATCGTCGGCGCTGTCGCCGGTCATCTTCAACTGCAACGCCCCCGACACCGGGAACATGGAAGTCCTGCTGCGTTACGGCTCCGAGGAGCAGCGCGAGCGCTGGCTGGAGCCGCTGCTGCGGGCCGACATTCGCAGCGCCTTCTGCATGACCGAGCCCGCCGTCGCGTCGTCGGATGCCACCAACATGGCGGCGTCGGCCGTGCTCGACGGCGACGACGTGGTCATCAACGGCACCAAGTGGTTCTCCACCGGTGTCGGGCACCCCGACTGCAAGGTCCTGATCTTCATGGGCGTCACCGACGCCGAGGCCGACCGCAAGTCGCGGCACACCATGGTCCTCATCCCGATCGACGCCCCCGGCGTGAAGGTCGACCGGATGCTCACCACCATGGGCTATTTCGATGAGCCGTTCGGCCACGGCGAGGTGTCCTTCACCGACGTGCGCGTCCCGGCGTCGAACATCCTCCTGGGACCGGGCCGCGCCTTCGAGATCGCCCAGGGCCGTCTCGGGCCGGGACGCGTCCATCACTGCATGCGCGCCATCGGCCTGGCCGAACGCGCACTGGAACTCGGTGTCCGACGCGCACTTTCGCGCGAGGCGTTCGGTAAGCAGCTCGCCCGGCTCGGCGGCAACAGCGAACGGATCGCCGACGCTCGCATCGCGATCAACCGCTCGCGACTGCTGGTTCACCATGCCGCCTGGCTGCTCGACCAGGGTATGTCGCGGGAGGCGTTGTCGGCGGTCAGCGAGATCAAGGTCGAGGTGCCCAACATGGCACTCGACGTCATCGACATGGCCATCCAGCTGCACGGTGGCGCCGGTCTCACCGACGACTTCCCGCTCGCGCAGGCCTGGGTGGGTGCACGCTCACTCCGACTGGCCGACGGCCCGGATGAGGTGCACCGCAACGTCGTTGCGCGCCTGGAACTCGGCAAGTACCGCTGA
- a CDS encoding TetR/AcrR family transcriptional regulator produces the protein MPREGFATRRRAALFDALLELILRDGFAHLSIADLAAELRCSKSTLYTLAASKEQLVTATVTHFFRTATEQVEARVAASDSPRERVIAYLVAVGEALSPASEAFMRDLDAFTPTRSLYELNTAAAATRVQKLIADGVAAGDFRNVDAAFAADLAASMMSRIQRREVWAATGLDDAAAYRQLASILTAGIDAG, from the coding sequence ATGCCACGCGAGGGGTTCGCGACGCGGCGTCGTGCCGCCCTGTTCGACGCCCTGCTCGAACTGATCCTGCGCGACGGCTTCGCCCACCTGTCCATCGCCGACCTCGCCGCCGAGCTGCGCTGCTCCAAGTCCACGCTCTACACACTCGCGGCGAGCAAGGAACAGCTGGTCACCGCCACCGTAACCCACTTCTTCCGCACCGCGACCGAGCAGGTCGAGGCACGGGTCGCGGCGTCGGACAGTCCCCGCGAGCGGGTCATCGCCTACCTCGTCGCCGTCGGCGAGGCACTGTCGCCGGCATCAGAGGCGTTCATGCGCGATCTCGACGCGTTCACCCCCACCCGCTCGCTGTACGAACTCAACACCGCCGCAGCCGCCACCCGGGTACAGAAGCTGATCGCCGACGGTGTCGCCGCGGGCGATTTCCGCAACGTCGACGCCGCCTTCGCCGCCGACCTCGCCGCGTCGATGATGAGCCGTATCCAACGCCGCGAGGTCTGGGCCGCCACCGGCCTCGACGACGCCGCCGCGTACCGCCAGCTCGCGAGCATCCTCACGGCCGGGATCGACGCGGGGTAG
- a CDS encoding phosphatase PAP2 family protein: protein MFLSPTTIDENVWDWVVQNRSEPWITIAEVITILGNTLVLTTLTVLAVVGLAAAGRRVDAVYVGVGTILGYALMQGLKFGFARNRPPIEDRLLNIDSFSYPSGHAMMTMIVFGLCAVAAYRCFVWVRENRWILLLAPLLSILVGLTRIVLGVHWTTDVVSGWVIGVLWVALCTWGLARYESRRRTDVPADAG, encoded by the coding sequence ATGTTCCTGTCGCCGACGACGATCGACGAGAACGTGTGGGACTGGGTCGTCCAGAACCGGTCCGAGCCGTGGATCACGATCGCCGAAGTGATCACGATCCTGGGCAACACCCTGGTGCTGACCACGCTCACCGTCCTGGCGGTGGTCGGGCTGGCTGCCGCCGGCCGCCGCGTCGACGCCGTGTACGTTGGCGTCGGAACGATCTTGGGCTATGCGCTGATGCAGGGACTCAAGTTCGGGTTCGCGCGCAACCGGCCGCCGATCGAAGATCGCCTGCTGAACATCGACTCGTTCTCCTACCCGTCGGGCCACGCGATGATGACGATGATCGTGTTCGGTCTCTGCGCGGTCGCGGCCTACCGCTGTTTCGTGTGGGTACGCGAGAACCGGTGGATTCTGCTGCTCGCGCCGCTGTTGTCGATCCTGGTGGGACTCACCCGGATCGTGCTCGGGGTGCACTGGACGACGGACGTGGTGTCCGGTTGGGTGATCGGCGTGCTGTGGGTCGCGTTGTGCACCTGGGGGCTGGCGCGGTACGAATCGCGGAGGCGTACAGACGTTCCCGCCGACGCGGGCTGA
- a CDS encoding acyl-CoA dehydrogenase family protein, protein MPVDRLLPNDEARDLIALVRDIADKRMKPIVDQHEKDRQYPDGLFAELGEAGLLGLPYPTEWDGGGQSYEVYLQVLEELGARWASVAVAVSVHGLACHPLFNFGTEEQKQRWLPDLLNGKLIGAYSLSEPQAGSDAAALACRATPTDGGYTMTGSKAWITHGGIADVYNVFARTGEGSKGISCLFVARDTDGLTFGKPEDKMGLHAVPTTGASYDNAFIDEDRRLGAEGQGLQIAFSALDSGRLGIAAVATGLAQAALDAAVDYAQERAAFGRKIIDHQGLSFVLADMAAAVDSARATYLDAARRRDAGMDYSRAAATAKLVATDAAMKVTTDAVQVFGGYGYTRDFPVERYMREAKITQIFEGTNQIQRLVIGRALAK, encoded by the coding sequence ATGCCGGTCGACCGTCTGCTCCCTAACGACGAGGCGCGCGACCTGATCGCGTTGGTCCGCGACATCGCCGACAAGCGGATGAAGCCCATCGTCGACCAGCACGAGAAGGACCGTCAGTACCCGGACGGACTGTTCGCCGAGCTCGGTGAGGCCGGCCTCCTCGGCCTCCCGTACCCGACCGAGTGGGACGGCGGCGGCCAGTCGTACGAGGTCTACCTGCAGGTGCTCGAAGAGCTCGGCGCGCGCTGGGCGTCGGTCGCCGTCGCGGTCAGTGTGCACGGTCTCGCGTGCCATCCGCTGTTCAACTTCGGTACCGAGGAACAGAAGCAGCGCTGGCTCCCGGACCTGTTGAACGGCAAGCTGATCGGTGCGTACAGCCTGAGTGAGCCGCAGGCCGGTTCCGACGCCGCGGCCCTCGCGTGCCGCGCGACCCCGACCGACGGCGGCTACACGATGACCGGCTCCAAGGCGTGGATCACCCACGGCGGCATCGCCGACGTCTACAACGTCTTCGCGCGTACCGGCGAGGGTTCGAAGGGCATCTCCTGCCTGTTCGTCGCCCGTGACACGGACGGCCTGACCTTCGGCAAGCCCGAGGACAAGATGGGTCTGCACGCGGTCCCGACCACCGGCGCGTCGTACGACAACGCCTTCATCGACGAGGACCGTCGCCTCGGTGCCGAGGGGCAGGGTCTGCAGATCGCGTTCTCCGCCCTGGACTCCGGGCGGCTGGGCATCGCGGCGGTGGCGACCGGTCTGGCGCAGGCCGCCCTCGACGCGGCCGTCGACTACGCGCAGGAGCGAGCTGCGTTCGGCCGCAAGATCATCGACCATCAGGGACTGTCGTTCGTGCTGGCCGACATGGCTGCCGCCGTCGATTCGGCGCGTGCCACCTACCTCGACGCGGCGCGTCGTCGTGATGCGGGCATGGACTACTCGCGTGCCGCGGCCACCGCGAAGCTCGTCGCGACCGATGCCGCCATGAAGGTCACCACCGATGCGGTGCAGGTCTTCGGCGGCTACGGCTACACCCGCGACTTCCCGGTCGAGCGCTACATGCGCGAGGCCAAGATCACGCAGATCTTCGAGGGCACCAACCAGATCCAGCGTCTCGTGATCGGGCGTGCGCTCGCGAAGTGA
- a CDS encoding hemerythrin domain-containing protein, producing MTTHPAATALPIQLRLPGQAAAPVGSIDPFMMYVLHHAFRRDLADFAAAVPRTKLDDAGTWRALADRWTMFAVALHHHHNGEDVELWPLLEERCDETEKLVLEAMDAEHDQIDPLLEECNAGFTTMAAHPDEQTRSALTATLVRAQSILGDHLAHEETDAIAIVQRRMTLHDWEEFEAKMSKQSGLGEMLKMSPMMVKGLSGADREVVFARIPGILKLLIKLGGPRFRRLDGRAFYYLDR from the coding sequence ATGACGACCCACCCCGCCGCCACCGCGCTCCCGATCCAGCTCCGTCTCCCCGGCCAGGCCGCCGCACCCGTCGGGTCGATCGATCCGTTCATGATGTACGTCCTTCACCACGCCTTCCGGCGCGACCTCGCCGACTTCGCCGCCGCCGTCCCCCGCACCAAGCTCGACGACGCCGGCACGTGGCGGGCGCTCGCCGATCGCTGGACGATGTTCGCGGTCGCGCTGCATCACCACCACAACGGTGAGGACGTCGAACTGTGGCCGCTGCTCGAGGAACGCTGCGACGAGACCGAGAAGCTGGTCCTCGAGGCGATGGACGCCGAACACGACCAGATCGATCCGCTCCTCGAGGAGTGCAACGCCGGCTTCACGACGATGGCCGCCCACCCCGACGAGCAGACCCGTTCGGCACTGACCGCCACACTCGTCCGGGCGCAGTCGATCCTCGGTGATCATCTCGCCCACGAGGAGACCGACGCGATCGCCATCGTGCAGCGCCGGATGACGTTGCACGACTGGGAGGAGTTCGAGGCCAAGATGAGCAAGCAGTCGGGCCTCGGCGAGATGCTGAAGATGAGCCCGATGATGGTCAAGGGCCTGTCCGGCGCCGACCGCGAGGTGGTGTTCGCCCGCATCCCCGGCATCCTCAAGCTGCTCATCAAGCTCGGTGGACCGCGTTTCCGTCGGCTCGACGGCCGCGCGTTCTACTACCTCGACCGATGA
- a CDS encoding PQQ-binding-like beta-propeller repeat protein — MSHPGPPSDGDDPRPDESPTTIQPARPTVVPGVSLNQGAPQDPNATTPSGRIPAQPDPFAATQIGPVPYDATPTVTPTGPNPYPGMAPPTVRPGMTPPMGPPGMPPPGYPAPGYPPPGWQPPPLPRSNTRAYLIAGVALVCVLALVIGGVVWWKSTQSNEPELVAGQLTGSYPSVPAAAWSISAASMGGEKFNSVIPSEGRYSALGALTDGETLVTLVGGEFTGVHTQWAVGVDARTGDRWRFDRPVRHCADRIVDHTIVCGGDGDLHFIDTRTGQAVASVTAPSRSEALAYNGDAAFIGEYVSDPRSVVVHKVTPDGVQWSRSVGTLPQPATGSGDSSYFTATDEAVVSTGLIVFAVSADDGENLFAETGGSSEIGEFDNGTLAVQVGTPDGFTLTDHRVVMIRPDNSTSELPGAHVMVPEVATPNQSRRVFLDGKYVDSRDGTPVWTAPIPEAGAFGSRVVVADDREVVLYDRTTNRFVALDTETGRQIWAFDALGSSAASGHAVTDGERLIAATSDGGVSALDLVTGAPTWTLPPAVIGNASAEQGRVLTFAIGDRLVTLSENTITGFAPTGPAAIVPGATRPSNGTAGPTYVTPCGSPPTFEPQTFRTAAGGLVVTMKVTATCPGGDVLYGPQTRITVSDGNGLIASGNFDFQRSPVAIPSSDGGGSLTMELTYPAGSFFRLPDTLNGSDSSSGSGGSGSGGSGSGGGQYLVECEKGPTPGPAPALSVPDSGVSSVSSVATGAAFPAGSDVTATSVSALRLQADADRAFILANLDNRWVAQLSSKRPGLVAEGRTWTDQAILDEFLALRLRFNDVRLLWSDEWPVFSYQGWWVTVAAATFPGPVEANNWCRSQGFDPDHCFAKLVSTTAGPDGSTRYWK; from the coding sequence ATGTCGCATCCGGGTCCGCCGTCCGATGGGGATGACCCGCGGCCCGATGAGTCCCCCACGACCATCCAGCCCGCGCGTCCCACCGTCGTGCCCGGGGTGTCGCTGAACCAGGGTGCGCCGCAGGACCCGAATGCGACGACGCCTTCCGGGCGGATCCCGGCACAGCCGGATCCGTTTGCGGCGACGCAGATCGGTCCCGTGCCGTATGACGCCACGCCGACAGTGACACCGACGGGGCCGAACCCGTATCCCGGTATGGCTCCACCAACGGTTCGGCCCGGGATGACACCGCCGATGGGTCCGCCCGGAATGCCCCCGCCCGGATACCCGGCGCCGGGCTATCCGCCGCCCGGGTGGCAACCGCCGCCACTGCCGCGCTCGAACACCAGGGCGTACCTGATCGCCGGCGTCGCACTCGTCTGCGTGCTGGCGCTCGTGATAGGCGGGGTCGTGTGGTGGAAGTCGACGCAATCGAACGAACCAGAACTCGTCGCCGGCCAGTTGACCGGCTCGTACCCCTCAGTGCCGGCCGCGGCGTGGTCGATCAGCGCAGCGTCGATGGGTGGCGAGAAGTTCAACTCGGTGATCCCGTCAGAAGGGCGGTACAGCGCACTCGGCGCGCTCACCGACGGGGAGACGCTGGTGACACTCGTCGGCGGCGAGTTCACCGGCGTGCACACCCAGTGGGCAGTCGGTGTCGACGCCAGGACCGGCGATCGCTGGCGGTTCGACCGGCCGGTACGGCATTGCGCGGACAGGATCGTCGATCACACGATCGTCTGTGGTGGAGACGGCGACCTGCACTTCATCGACACCCGGACGGGTCAGGCCGTCGCGAGCGTGACTGCGCCGTCGCGCTCGGAAGCGCTGGCCTACAACGGGGATGCGGCTTTCATCGGAGAGTACGTATCGGACCCTCGCTCGGTCGTCGTCCACAAGGTCACACCTGACGGTGTGCAATGGTCGCGGTCGGTGGGCACACTCCCACAACCGGCGACCGGTAGTGGCGACTCCTCATATTTCACCGCCACGGACGAGGCGGTGGTGAGCACCGGGCTGATCGTGTTCGCGGTGTCGGCGGATGATGGAGAGAACCTCTTCGCAGAGACCGGTGGTTCCAGCGAGATCGGCGAATTCGACAACGGGACCCTGGCCGTTCAGGTCGGCACCCCCGACGGATTCACACTGACAGATCACCGAGTCGTGATGATCCGACCGGACAATTCCACGTCGGAGCTTCCCGGGGCGCACGTGATGGTCCCCGAAGTTGCGACCCCGAATCAGAGCCGACGGGTGTTCCTCGACGGCAAGTACGTCGACTCTCGTGACGGCACGCCGGTGTGGACCGCCCCGATCCCGGAGGCGGGCGCTTTCGGGTCGCGCGTTGTCGTCGCGGACGACCGTGAGGTGGTCCTCTACGACAGAACGACCAATCGGTTCGTCGCACTCGACACTGAAACCGGACGACAGATATGGGCCTTCGACGCCCTGGGCTCGTCCGCTGCGAGTGGTCACGCCGTCACCGACGGCGAACGACTCATCGCGGCCACGTCCGATGGTGGGGTCAGCGCACTGGATCTCGTGACGGGCGCGCCGACGTGGACACTTCCGCCCGCGGTCATCGGGAATGCGTCGGCAGAACAGGGGCGGGTTCTCACCTTTGCCATCGGCGATCGTCTGGTGACGTTGAGCGAGAACACGATCACCGGATTCGCTCCGACTGGGCCGGCTGCGATCGTGCCCGGTGCAACGCGCCCGTCGAACGGCACTGCCGGACCGACGTACGTGACTCCGTGCGGGTCCCCACCGACCTTCGAGCCGCAGACCTTCCGCACCGCCGCGGGCGGTCTCGTCGTGACGATGAAGGTCACCGCGACATGCCCCGGCGGCGACGTCCTGTACGGGCCGCAAACCAGGATCACCGTCTCCGACGGCAACGGGCTCATCGCGTCGGGCAACTTCGACTTCCAGCGCTCGCCGGTCGCGATCCCGTCATCTGACGGGGGAGGCTCGCTCACGATGGAGCTGACGTATCCGGCAGGGAGCTTCTTCCGGTTGCCCGACACCCTGAACGGGAGCGACTCGAGCTCGGGTTCAGGTGGCTCGGGTTCAGGTGGCTCGGGTTCCGGTGGCGGACAGTACCTCGTCGAATGCGAGAAGGGCCCGACACCGGGACCTGCACCGGCGTTGAGCGTGCCGGACTCGGGGGTGTCGTCGGTGTCTTCGGTGGCCACCGGGGCGGCGTTTCCGGCGGGCTCTGATGTGACCGCGACCAGCGTCAGCGCCTTGCGACTCCAGGCCGACGCGGATCGCGCGTTCATCCTGGCGAATCTCGACAACAGGTGGGTCGCGCAGCTCAGTTCCAAGCGTCCGGGTCTGGTCGCCGAGGGTCGTACCTGGACCGACCAGGCGATCCTCGACGAGTTCCTCGCACTTCGCCTGCGGTTCAACGATGTTCGATTGCTGTGGAGCGACGAATGGCCGGTGTTCTCGTACCAGGGCTGGTGGGTGACGGTGGCTGCGGCGACGTTCCCGGGTCCGGTGGAGGCGAACAACTGGTGCCGAAGCCAGGGCTTCGACCCCGACCATTGCTTCGCCAAACTGGTCAGCACCACGGCCGGACCGGACGGCTCGACGCGGTACTGGAAGTAG
- a CDS encoding sacsin N-terminal ATP-binding-like domain-containing protein, translated as MSADPFGTAALRSSTLDAWVASPTRLAEDAAAESDLVTVGYRDRLLTELAANAADAAAEAGMAGELAVWVADGELHVANTGAPLTAEGVRSLAALRVSAKTPADGRIGRFGVGFTATATVADRVEVRSRTGSIVFDRALAEDAVRAAGLSGDTVPVLRLVWPSDVGPAEGFDTEVVLSLREPSGPLIEAMLAQAPDLVVELAALQRITVDGVEITVERSAGPEVEDDEASSAIVTVSVGGAGSPSASSSTQRWLEVTRGGTRWLVDADGGPAPDHDVLRAPTPTDIELSLPCRCITDLALTPDRRHLHPRAEIADAAVGYVDLLLLLDPVRRVQLVPELHLARNRDDARLIEAVREQLRDVAWLPSADGGALLPSRSVVLIGLTDRLAEILSEHFADLVHPDISLAQHLPTLGRLGVEELGLAALAERLGGLQHEPSWWHDLYEALAPLVSTGREVEELGALPIPRSDGRMSVGVRGLFVSDRIATPMRWIPTVHPDARHPLLERLGVQELSATDALADPALRVLIEDIDLDGSDDDGLAAEICAVLRADPDAAVPPWLATLPLLDTDGELRPADELLLPDSPLLSVLVDDHPFGVVDDEVVSECGADELRRLGVGWGFLTVTDELPVGPDHDLPDEEDWWDTLPDAPEKLTAVRDLDLIDDRSWPDALTMMVTDEDIAPLLSDRDGYTAWWLRRHAEVDGLLLGEYRAPSDEILAGIIDPLDHPHADALVGALARLEPDTADDAALLLTRLGDPDRDISAGAAVVVHAAVVAACRRGALDPADVEVPERVRTIAGAVTDRAVVVDQPWLLQALPDAEAVLAGPMITPADAETLATLLDLPLGSEEYTATVRDPGDAATWAHPEAVRFGAERGVEVPRGQVRLHDELWISLRSADSRRDVRVRWWVEDGVTHLERRETPES; from the coding sequence ATGAGCGCCGACCCGTTCGGCACCGCCGCACTGCGGTCGTCGACGCTCGACGCCTGGGTGGCCTCGCCGACGCGTCTCGCCGAGGATGCGGCCGCCGAGTCGGATCTGGTGACGGTCGGATACCGCGACCGGTTGCTCACCGAACTGGCCGCCAACGCTGCCGATGCCGCCGCCGAGGCGGGGATGGCCGGGGAGCTCGCCGTCTGGGTGGCCGACGGGGAGTTGCACGTCGCGAACACCGGTGCGCCGCTGACTGCCGAGGGCGTGCGGTCGCTGGCCGCGCTCCGGGTCTCGGCGAAGACGCCCGCCGACGGCCGGATCGGACGGTTCGGAGTCGGATTCACCGCCACCGCAACGGTCGCCGACCGCGTCGAGGTCCGTTCGCGCACCGGGTCGATCGTCTTCGACCGTGCCCTCGCCGAGGATGCTGTGCGCGCGGCCGGACTCTCGGGTGACACCGTTCCGGTCCTGCGACTCGTGTGGCCGTCGGATGTCGGGCCGGCCGAGGGTTTCGACACCGAGGTGGTCCTGAGCCTGCGCGAGCCGTCGGGGCCGCTGATCGAGGCGATGCTCGCCCAGGCTCCCGATCTCGTGGTCGAACTGGCTGCGCTGCAACGGATCACGGTCGACGGTGTGGAGATCACGGTCGAGCGGTCCGCGGGGCCGGAGGTCGAGGACGACGAGGCCTCGTCGGCGATCGTCACCGTGTCCGTGGGCGGCGCCGGCTCTCCGTCGGCTTCTTCGTCGACGCAGCGCTGGCTCGAGGTGACGCGTGGCGGTACGCGCTGGCTCGTCGACGCCGACGGCGGTCCTGCACCCGATCACGACGTGCTGCGCGCACCCACGCCCACCGACATCGAACTGAGCCTGCCGTGCCGGTGCATCACCGATCTCGCGCTCACCCCCGACCGTCGGCATCTCCATCCGCGGGCCGAGATCGCCGATGCCGCAGTCGGTTACGTTGACCTTCTGCTCCTCCTCGACCCGGTGCGTCGTGTGCAGCTGGTGCCGGAGCTGCACCTCGCGCGGAATCGCGACGACGCCAGGTTGATCGAGGCGGTGCGCGAGCAGCTTCGTGACGTCGCGTGGCTGCCGTCGGCCGACGGTGGGGCACTGCTGCCGTCGCGGTCCGTCGTCCTCATCGGGCTCACCGACCGCCTGGCCGAGATCCTCTCCGAACACTTCGCCGACCTCGTCCACCCCGATATCTCACTCGCCCAACACCTTCCGACGCTGGGGCGGCTGGGAGTCGAGGAACTGGGGCTGGCAGCGCTGGCCGAACGACTCGGCGGACTGCAGCACGAACCGTCCTGGTGGCACGACCTGTACGAGGCGCTCGCGCCTCTCGTGTCGACGGGGCGCGAGGTCGAGGAGCTCGGTGCGTTGCCGATCCCACGGTCCGACGGCCGCATGTCGGTCGGGGTCCGCGGCCTGTTCGTGAGCGATCGCATCGCGACGCCGATGCGGTGGATCCCGACCGTGCACCCCGACGCTCGGCACCCCCTGCTCGAACGTCTTGGTGTGCAGGAACTCTCCGCCACCGACGCGCTGGCCGACCCGGCGCTGCGGGTGTTGATCGAGGACATCGACCTCGACGGTTCCGATGACGACGGGCTCGCCGCCGAGATCTGCGCGGTGCTGCGTGCCGATCCCGATGCCGCGGTTCCGCCCTGGCTGGCCACCCTGCCGCTGCTCGACACCGACGGCGAACTCCGTCCCGCCGATGAACTGCTTCTACCCGACAGCCCGCTCTTGTCCGTGCTCGTCGACGATCACCCGTTCGGCGTCGTCGACGACGAGGTCGTATCCGAGTGCGGTGCAGACGAGTTGCGGCGCCTGGGTGTCGGGTGGGGTTTCCTCACCGTCACCGACGAGTTGCCGGTCGGTCCCGACCACGACCTCCCCGACGAGGAGGACTGGTGGGACACGCTGCCCGATGCGCCCGAAAAGCTCACGGCGGTACGCGATCTCGACCTCATCGACGACCGGTCCTGGCCCGATGCGCTGACCATGATGGTGACCGACGAGGACATCGCGCCGCTGCTGTCGGACCGGGACGGGTACACCGCCTGGTGGCTGCGTCGGCACGCCGAGGTCGACGGTTTGCTGCTGGGGGAGTATCGCGCACCGTCGGATGAGATCCTCGCCGGGATCATCGACCCCCTCGACCATCCGCACGCCGACGCGCTGGTCGGTGCGCTTGCCCGTCTGGAACCCGACACCGCCGACGACGCCGCGCTGCTGCTGACCCGCCTCGGCGACCCCGATCGGGACATCTCCGCCGGTGCCGCGGTGGTGGTGCACGCCGCGGTGGTCGCGGCGTGCCGTCGGGGCGCCCTCGATCCGGCGGATGTCGAAGTGCCCGAACGGGTCCGGACCATCGCAGGCGCCGTCACCGACCGCGCGGTGGTCGTCGACCAGCCCTGGTTGCTGCAGGCCCTGCCCGACGCCGAGGCGGTGCTCGCCGGACCGATGATCACCCCGGCCGACGCAGAGACGCTCGCGACGCTGCTCGACCTGCCGCTCGGTTCGGAGGAGTACACCGCCACCGTCCGCGACCCCGGTGACGCCGCGACCTGGGCGCACCCCGAGGCGGTACGTTTCGGTGCCGAACGCGGGGTGGAGGTCCCACGCGGCCAGGTGCGGTTGCACGACGAGTTGTGGATCTCGTTGCGCTCTGCGGACTCCCGGCGGGACGTCCGCGTTCGCTGGTGGGTCGAGGACGGGGTGACGCACCTCGAGCGGCGTGAAACCCCAGAATCCTGA
- a CDS encoding DUF3027 domain-containing protein, with the protein MTDVRDGGRLVAAVDIARAALVDEGQQPGKHRRSVAEGEWAAAHYFDAELAGYRGWQWCVVLAGSPGSDEITLSEVVLLPGDDSLLAPPWVPWVERVAAGDLAPGDLLAADPDDPRLVPNQIDTKDEFRFDSESEDPDDIGQVAGEIGLGRRRLLSYEGRADAAQRWYDGDFGPSSEMAQAAPFSCYTCGFYVPLAGALRAGFGACTNEYAADGRVVSAEYGCGAHSDVAAPKGEGSPAYDAYDDGALEVITITRDAEPANS; encoded by the coding sequence GTGACTGACGTAAGGGACGGCGGACGACTGGTGGCGGCCGTCGACATCGCACGAGCCGCGCTGGTCGACGAAGGACAGCAGCCCGGCAAGCATCGGCGCAGCGTCGCCGAGGGCGAGTGGGCTGCCGCGCACTACTTCGACGCCGAGCTCGCAGGCTATCGCGGATGGCAGTGGTGCGTCGTGCTCGCGGGTTCCCCGGGCAGCGACGAGATCACCCTCAGCGAGGTCGTGCTGCTGCCGGGTGACGACTCGCTGCTGGCCCCGCCGTGGGTGCCGTGGGTCGAGCGTGTCGCCGCGGGCGATCTCGCGCCCGGTGATCTGCTGGCCGCCGACCCCGACGATCCGCGTCTGGTGCCCAACCAGATCGACACCAAGGACGAGTTCCGCTTCGACTCCGAGTCCGAGGACCCCGACGACATCGGACAGGTCGCCGGCGAGATCGGCCTGGGTCGACGCCGACTGCTGAGCTACGAAGGACGCGCCGACGCCGCGCAGCGCTGGTACGACGGCGACTTCGGCCCGTCGTCGGAGATGGCCCAGGCCGCCCCGTTCTCCTGCTACACCTGTGGTTTCTACGTGCCCCTCGCGGGTGCGTTGCGTGCCGGGTTCGGTGCCTGCACCAACGAGTACGCGGCCGACGGTCGTGTGGTCTCCGCCGAATACGGCTGCGGTGCACACTCCGACGTCGCGGCTCCCAAGGGCGAGGGTTCACCCGCGTACGACGCCTACGACGACGGCGCGCTCGAGGTCATCACCATCACCCGGGACGCCGAACCGGCGAACTCCTGA